The proteins below come from a single uncultured Dethiosulfovibrio sp. genomic window:
- a CDS encoding prepilin-type N-terminal cleavage/methylation domain-containing protein, with protein MSRRAFSLVETLIAMAILSIALVGLAAVPVATTRLMVHGVQREKALSVAMARLEEVEGVDLDNTSWVVSSDVDGGYSWSRSVAKTSDYLHSVTVVVDWDGLRGAGSLTLSRDYGPFSAREASK; from the coding sequence ATGTCCAGGAGGGCCTTTTCCCTTGTGGAGACCCTCATAGCCATGGCCATACTGTCCATAGCCCTGGTGGGACTGGCGGCGGTTCCCGTCGCCACCACCAGGCTCATGGTCCACGGCGTCCAGAGGGAGAAGGCCCTTTCGGTGGCCATGGCCAGGCTTGAGGAGGTCGAGGGAGTCGATCTGGACAACACCTCCTGGGTCGTCAGTTCCGACGTTGACGGAGGGTATTCCTGGTCCAGGTCTGTTGCGAAGACCTCCGATTATCTCCACTCAGTTACGGTAGTGGTAGACTGGGACGGTCTCCGAGGGGCCGGAAGCCTGACCTTATCTCGAGATTACGGACCGTTCTCCGCTAGGGAGGCATCTAAATGA
- a CDS encoding prepilin-type N-terminal cleavage/methylation domain-containing protein, protein MKKDIKRNKRPGFTLVELLIVIIIIGILAGGMMMVAGAGTDKANATKIVSDLRNFKSASLMLYADTNSWPRAGENGISDIAKYIDRTIVSGDYDYITSVDFSGVTGDLVGYKGALLTSGVEDKLSEMAEASGLYGNTGSKYSSGNVYMRVR, encoded by the coding sequence ATGAAAAAGGATATCAAAAGAAACAAAAGGCCAGGATTCACACTGGTTGAGTTGCTCATAGTCATAATCATCATCGGTATACTGGCAGGAGGAATGATGATGGTCGCAGGAGCGGGAACCGACAAGGCCAACGCCACGAAGATAGTCAGCGATTTAAGGAATTTCAAATCGGCTTCGTTAATGTTGTATGCGGACACTAATAGCTGGCCTCGCGCTGGAGAAAATGGCATTTCTGATATAGCTAAGTATATTGATAGAACGATCGTTAGTGGCGATTATGATTATATAACCAGTGTTGATTTTAGTGGTGTTACGGGTGATTTAGTTGGATATAAGGGTGCCCTTTTAACTAGTGGTGTGGAGGATAAACTATCTGAAATGGCAGAGGCCTCTGGTCTTTATGGAAACACTGGTAGCAAGTATAGCTCTGGTAACGTATACATGAGAGTCCGTTAA
- a CDS encoding prepilin-type N-terminal cleavage/methylation domain-containing protein: protein MTYSKKTGSKRRKAFTLVEVLIALLITSVIGGSTVSLLYTYLKNYEQSSEYTTALQRGQMVLSILQPVVLNGAFSMPWGDEFADLSPYLGVPSMKEPLEVYDKGSMKSGDLSVFYALPSKIGSSVAVEDISVPFSIPLFPVGYTLSDLNSFLSSAYMTPGETSGLRWVLFPSAQIPLKTSQLPVDMSVTFNGSPGGVGGRISQGDRMFILRHLRAYIGIQPGQSIPSLFISDNGNPPMPQVLGIRRIFFDWNPSSSNLRVWVLSQGDGLFPSPISQDVQWPSNSGYALTSDDFRFYLAVSTADWRVRN, encoded by the coding sequence ATGACCTACTCCAAAAAAACAGGATCGAAAAGACGGAAGGCCTTCACCTTGGTGGAGGTCTTAATTGCTTTGCTGATAACCTCGGTAATAGGTGGATCGACGGTGTCCCTCCTCTATACATACCTCAAAAACTACGAACAGTCCTCGGAGTACACTACCGCCCTCCAGAGGGGACAGATGGTCCTGTCCATTCTTCAGCCGGTCGTGTTGAACGGTGCCTTTTCTATGCCATGGGGTGACGAGTTTGCTGATTTATCCCCGTATTTGGGAGTTCCGTCTATGAAAGAACCTTTAGAGGTATACGATAAGGGATCGATGAAAAGCGGCGATCTGAGTGTCTTTTACGCCTTGCCCTCCAAGATAGGAAGCTCCGTAGCTGTTGAGGATATATCTGTTCCCTTCTCGATACCTCTCTTTCCTGTTGGCTATACCTTATCAGACTTGAATTCATTTTTAAGTTCTGCATATATGACTCCCGGCGAGACCTCGGGGCTTCGGTGGGTCTTGTTCCCATCGGCCCAAATTCCTCTTAAAACTTCCCAACTTCCCGTTGATATGTCTGTAACTTTTAACGGATCTCCTGGAGGGGTCGGTGGCAGGATATCCCAGGGAGACAGAATGTTTATCCTCCGTCACCTTCGGGCCTATATAGGGATACAGCCAGGCCAGTCGATACCGTCGCTGTTCATATCGGACAACGGGAATCCACCTATGCCTCAGGTTTTAGGCATCAGGAGGATATTCTTCGACTGGAATCCAAGTTCCAGTAATTTGAGGGTCTGGGTTTTGAGCCAAGGGGATGGGTTGTTCCCTAGTCCTATATCTCAGGACGTACAATGGCCCTCTAACTCAGGATATGCCCTGACATCCGACGATTTTCGTTTTTATCTGGCTGTGTCTACCGCGGACTGGAGGGTGAGAAATTGA
- a CDS encoding PilC/PilY family type IV pilus protein produces MSSQKGFSCRVFTSFLSVGLLSGMFFADVGESTLLKGYPKLSWGLEDVYVTGYPPNVLLLIDTGSPMIWTPQGKMPSGKVDFKDTPLGDCTYGDGSRPSSTVSSRKERYGRDLDPSNNDINDDNNYYNDLIFRESSYSREKPKPSYTVNDLIPNDSRLYKLKLVLWRLLESKELVKDMNLGLATFWQQHIPNGALADWYKVSPYEGGPDWAIEDYSQNKCYRDSQNIKWGVMINDYHYNNQKANKARLRIPIKSTSDSSVISDIKKLIDGEESSGNDELRADGKAPLARSIYSSKVRKSDESNGDISGTAWHFFNSTPMGGICQTNWLVILTAGDDNLNDESPVEAVKALYRNSKNLNGETLEYPIRTLVIGFVDPNDDSTDVVKLRDTLNRMAFYGMDSGYDKDGNPREYVEPSSGGNYALFANDVPGLIEGFSRVFATIQSGRFGSNAPIAVRTPGVDGEVSAVVPYYTRKGEGQWHGDLCKEDLENGLVLWSAESQLPTPADRALYTVAWDDRDKPSEKGVTNLSLFKPEESSNQISAFSNEMGIGNSNKRDLRDFIGWLRGYKNYGYGDLSRREHVLFDMEHSGLSLVGPPGGSYTNQYYLAFKEDHKDRLKSIYIQSNSGMLHCFDEETGRERWAFVPPNVLHSLRIASLRFSRKSEGLFAYSTEEKSLPLYLLDGPVAVGDVRDSEGNYHTVLVGFLGRGGAGMYAMDITDPIKPRFLWAMENAFDVDKDDYDRLFWTKKNSDSELGVDMNVIPRDEDPDFSLIGFTTTGPPAIGMISTTGGDIPAFILSGGVGLKKDSDIGKAIYVVNALTGEIVHSFVSSWDNDGVELDLGTVLSPAVAYSTRMRDRTIEGFFCADSAGSILQGNTDNVFELKNMWTLSCPSPREGISFSGLANPLPLGVGLIKNDIWVFGGTSGMSLAEENGFQNSHNIIFSLNVEKAKNSSAFRDFNNPNVGMVSHDGYEHSIGSIGWFMPLDLASSELGQEYSTTSSLMTHGAIFIATYQKSMEEDRCSANGFAHIYALDPTTGRGYWDKIGKKRLTLEGLKIAGISVTGDKLILSVKKMKPFEKPSDIGDVKIVEKGDLLEIDLNSLSLPGQPIGSRVPKTIYWRELFSQ; encoded by the coding sequence TTGTCGTCGCAGAAGGGCTTTAGCTGTCGTGTTTTTACGTCTTTTTTATCTGTCGGTTTATTGTCCGGCATGTTTTTTGCCGATGTTGGAGAATCTACCTTACTAAAAGGCTACCCTAAATTGAGCTGGGGGCTGGAGGATGTATATGTAACTGGATACCCTCCTAACGTGCTGTTGTTAATAGACACTGGGTCCCCGATGATATGGACCCCTCAGGGCAAGATGCCCTCTGGAAAGGTTGACTTCAAAGACACACCTCTCGGTGATTGTACGTACGGCGATGGTAGCCGTCCCTCTAGTACGGTATCATCGAGGAAAGAGCGGTACGGAAGAGATCTGGATCCATCCAACAACGACATAAATGACGACAATAACTATTATAATGATTTGATTTTTAGGGAATCTTCCTATTCAAGGGAAAAACCTAAGCCTAGCTATACCGTAAACGATCTTATCCCAAACGATAGCCGTCTCTACAAGCTGAAACTGGTCCTTTGGCGTCTGCTTGAGAGCAAAGAGCTTGTGAAGGATATGAACCTGGGGCTGGCGACGTTCTGGCAACAGCACATACCTAACGGTGCTTTAGCGGATTGGTATAAGGTATCACCGTACGAGGGAGGCCCCGACTGGGCTATTGAGGACTACAGTCAAAACAAATGTTACAGGGATTCTCAAAATATTAAATGGGGAGTAATGATTAACGATTATCACTATAACAATCAAAAGGCCAATAAAGCTAGGCTGAGGATCCCAATAAAAAGTACCTCCGACAGTAGCGTTATATCCGATATAAAAAAGCTGATAGATGGAGAGGAGTCCTCTGGTAACGACGAGCTTCGTGCTGATGGCAAAGCTCCCCTAGCTAGGTCCATATATAGCTCTAAAGTCAGAAAGAGCGACGAAAGCAACGGAGATATCTCTGGCACCGCCTGGCATTTCTTCAACAGTACCCCTATGGGAGGTATCTGTCAGACCAACTGGCTGGTGATTCTCACAGCAGGGGACGATAACCTTAACGATGAAAGTCCTGTGGAAGCGGTTAAGGCTTTATACCGCAACTCAAAAAATTTAAATGGTGAAACTCTGGAGTATCCTATCAGGACTTTGGTCATAGGTTTTGTCGATCCAAACGATGACTCTACCGATGTGGTCAAGCTCAGAGATACACTAAACAGGATGGCTTTTTACGGTATGGACAGTGGATACGATAAAGACGGCAACCCCAGGGAATACGTTGAGCCCTCTTCTGGAGGGAACTATGCCCTTTTTGCGAACGATGTCCCTGGTTTGATTGAAGGATTCTCCAGAGTTTTTGCCACCATCCAATCCGGCCGATTCGGCAGCAACGCCCCTATAGCTGTAAGAACTCCAGGGGTAGATGGAGAGGTTTCGGCCGTAGTTCCCTACTACACCCGAAAAGGTGAAGGACAGTGGCATGGGGATCTGTGTAAAGAGGATCTGGAGAACGGATTGGTGCTGTGGAGCGCTGAAAGCCAGCTGCCGACCCCTGCCGATAGAGCGCTGTACACCGTGGCCTGGGACGATAGGGACAAGCCGTCGGAAAAGGGAGTTACAAATCTTTCTCTGTTCAAACCGGAGGAAAGCTCCAATCAGATTTCCGCTTTTTCAAACGAGATGGGGATCGGCAACTCAAACAAGAGAGATCTAAGGGATTTTATCGGATGGCTTAGGGGCTACAAAAACTACGGGTACGGGGATTTATCCCGTAGAGAGCACGTCCTTTTCGATATGGAGCACTCAGGGCTGAGTTTGGTTGGACCCCCCGGTGGAAGCTACACGAACCAATATTACCTAGCCTTTAAAGAGGATCATAAAGACCGCCTGAAATCGATCTATATCCAATCGAATAGTGGGATGTTACACTGCTTTGATGAGGAAACCGGGAGGGAACGTTGGGCTTTTGTGCCCCCCAATGTCCTTCACAGCCTTAGAATAGCCTCCCTGAGGTTTTCTAGAAAATCCGAGGGATTGTTTGCCTATTCAACCGAGGAGAAATCGTTGCCTTTGTACCTTCTGGATGGCCCAGTGGCAGTCGGCGATGTACGTGACTCGGAGGGGAATTACCACACAGTTTTAGTTGGTTTTTTGGGCAGAGGTGGAGCCGGTATGTACGCTATGGATATAACCGATCCGATAAAGCCCCGTTTTCTCTGGGCCATGGAGAACGCTTTTGACGTCGATAAAGACGATTACGATAGGCTTTTTTGGACAAAGAAAAACTCCGATTCTGAGTTAGGCGTGGATATGAACGTTATCCCTAGGGATGAGGACCCTGACTTCAGCCTTATAGGGTTCACCACTACCGGTCCCCCAGCTATTGGGATGATCTCAACCACAGGCGGTGATATCCCTGCTTTTATACTGTCAGGAGGAGTTGGCCTAAAAAAAGATAGCGATATAGGAAAAGCTATCTACGTCGTAAACGCCTTGACCGGAGAGATTGTCCATAGTTTTGTATCTTCTTGGGATAATGATGGAGTTGAACTTGACCTAGGAACGGTGCTCTCCCCAGCGGTTGCCTACAGTACGAGGATGAGGGACAGGACAATCGAGGGATTTTTCTGTGCCGATTCCGCCGGCTCTATCCTTCAGGGGAATACGGATAACGTCTTTGAGCTCAAAAATATGTGGACCCTGTCCTGTCCCTCCCCTAGAGAGGGTATTTCCTTCTCCGGTTTGGCGAACCCTTTGCCTTTAGGCGTTGGCCTTATAAAAAACGATATATGGGTCTTTGGTGGGACCTCTGGGATGTCGTTAGCTGAGGAGAATGGGTTTCAGAATAGCCACAACATCATCTTCTCTTTGAACGTGGAGAAGGCAAAAAACTCTTCTGCTTTTAGGGATTTTAATAATCCTAACGTCGGGATGGTTTCCCACGATGGCTACGAACACTCCATCGGCAGTATCGGCTGGTTCATGCCCCTTGATCTAGCATCATCGGAGCTCGGTCAAGAATACTCTACGACATCTTCCCTAATGACCCACGGAGCAATCTTTATAGCCACATATCAAAAATCCATGGAAGAGGATAGATGTTCGGCAAACGGTTTTGCCCATATATATGCTCTAGATCCAACGACAGGGCGAGGCTATTGGGACAAAATCGGTAAAAAAAGGTTGACCTTAGAAGGTCTAAAAATAGCTGGTATATCCGTGACTGGAGATAAGCTGATTTTATCTGTAAAAAAGATGAAGCCGTTTGAAAAACCTAGCGACATAGGGGATGTCAAAATCGTAGAAAAAGGTGATCTGCTTGAGATAGACCTTAACTCTCTTAGTTTACCGGGACAACCTATAGGGAGTAGGGTGCCTAAAACGATTTATTGGCGTGAACTATTCTCTCAATAA